The following are from one region of the Sandaracinus amylolyticus genome:
- a CDS encoding phosphatase PAP2 family protein has protein sequence MRTAVWVIAISVLSSTAHAQLEWEPETPGAPAIDTTLRAALRGGTEDVRGRARTVSDVLLLATVGVAIGDAIVDPLSHDDPDALAPSLFFGIGALALTWTLGELVKHATVRARPYTLACAETPFACDARAATLSFYSLHAALAATSAALVCARRSALGDAWDTGLCIGSIGSAAAVALLRIIGDMHHTTDVVVGALLGIASGLAFGALVSSSDLR, from the coding sequence ATGCGCACGGCAGTGTGGGTGATCGCGATCTCGGTGCTCTCCTCGACCGCGCACGCGCAGCTCGAGTGGGAGCCGGAGACGCCCGGCGCGCCGGCGATCGACACCACGCTCCGCGCCGCGCTCCGCGGCGGCACCGAGGACGTCCGAGGGCGCGCTCGCACGGTGAGCGACGTGCTGCTCCTCGCGACGGTCGGGGTCGCGATCGGCGACGCGATCGTCGATCCGCTCTCCCACGACGACCCCGACGCGCTCGCGCCCTCGTTGTTCTTCGGCATCGGTGCGCTCGCGCTCACTTGGACGCTCGGCGAGCTGGTGAAGCACGCGACGGTGCGCGCTCGCCCCTACACGCTCGCGTGCGCCGAGACGCCGTTCGCGTGTGATGCGCGGGCCGCGACGCTCAGCTTCTACTCGCTGCACGCCGCGCTGGCGGCCACCAGCGCCGCGCTCGTGTGCGCGCGTCGCAGCGCGCTCGGCGATGCGTGGGACACCGGCCTCTGCATCGGATCGATCGGCTCGGCCGCGGCGGTCGCGCTGCTGCGGATCATCGGCGACATGCACCACACGACCGACGTCGTCGTCGGCGCGCTCCTCGGCATCGCGAGCGGCCTCGCGTTCGGCGCGCTGGTGTCGTCGTCGGATCTGCGGTGA